The nucleotide sequence ACTCAAAGGTTTTCAGATCATCTTGCTTTTGATCTTGCCTGGCTGTCTCCTGACCATGTGGAGCTGGGCTGAGCATTTCTTATTGGTTCCTCTTGAGATGAAAGACTGAGTGTTCTATTTGACCCAGTTAGAGGCATTTAAGTTCATTGTTCTGTGCTCCATCCTTCCCTCAGTAGCTTGTAACTAATGGGAAATACCTGGGGTAACTGCATCTTGAGAATGTCTCCTTTGTGTACTGACTTCTTTCTTGTCCTTTTCCTTGTTTCCTAGTACGTCTTGTAAACTCCTTTGTACATTTTGGTTCTGGATCTGGCTGTTTTGTTGTATTATTACTGGCTGGTGGCTGACTTATGTCACATGAATGTCTGGTTAGTATAGCATTGTTGGCATATAGGCTCAGCTGTCCCATAAGCATGTTGGAGCAGGTGTTACCTACGTCTTAGGCCTGGAGGCTGTAATCTGGTCATCATCTTCAGACTCAAGACCTACTGTAATGACTAAGCTGGAGAGGAATGCTTCTTTATGTTTTGAAACTGATGAACTGTTCTCTTGTTCCTGCTTTGctggttctttgtttttcttgcagTTTGCATTAGTCTCTGAATCTCGATATAGATGTCTGATAAGCTGACTCATATGCTGTCTGGCTAGAACCATTCTTTAAGCCTAGATGTGAACTGACAATCCCATCAAGCTGTCTTCTCTGGGATATTAGAAGGTGGGTTCTGGATTACTATATGAGTTTGGATCCCAGAAAGAGCAATGGTAAAGAAActacttgccagtgcaggagacacaggagacgcaggttcagtccctgcatcgGGGAgctcccctggagacggaaatggcaacccactccagtattcttgcctggagaatcccatggacagaagagctggccgggctatagttcatggggttgcaaagagtcggatgcgaccaagtgactgagcactcacacacacatacattaaaagtaaataattccTGTCAAATGAGTCACACAGTACATCTCAGCTTTCTTCTCATGTCATGAGATGAAAGATGAGGCTGAGTATTCTCCAAGAGTCCATGGAGCTCTATGCTCTGGGTCTGTTCTCTGAAGCTTTCTGTCTGAGAAAATGCTGTCATAGCAAAGTACTCATTACTAACTAATCTGTGCTGACACAAATActaaaactttttattatttatttatctattctggCTTTTCTGGATCTTGGCCGCTATGCacgcttttctgtagttgcagcgagcgggagGTACTCTGGTTGCCGTGCGTGGGCtcttcatttcagtggcttctcttgttgtggagcacaggctctaggcacatgggctcagtagttgcggcgcatgggcttggttgctccgtggcatgtggtatcttcccagaccagggattgaacccatgtccctctcattgacaggtgaattgttgagcactggaccaccggggaaatccaaaaataataaaactttttgCATTGGGAATAATAGCTATCTGTTCCCATATTCTGGTTTCTTTACGTTTCTATTTCAGTTGGACTTAGGAAAGGGACTTCAGAATCAGTGTCCGTTCATCCTTGGGAGATCTTTGCTGACATCCGTTGGCTGTTTTGGCTACAGTTGATGTGTGGTACTGTGATGCAATCATGAGGACGTGGTCCTGGGTTTCCCTCATCGGAAAGATGCTTCATtagatggaaaaattaaaactcttGATGCCGTGAAGCAATTTGATATGAGTTCGAACTGAAGGGGTTCTGTCTCTTTAATcactaaagaagaaaattaggAAAGAATTATGAACAGAATCTCATGCCAGGATGTCATGATGTTATGGGTAGGGTACATGCATTCCTGTTCATCAAACTGAAATCCCAAACTAGGGGGTGTATTTTTGGCCCATAGTATTATTTTCATGTTTGTGAAAAGTTCATTCAAAGTCCTTTTGAATCCACCCAAAGTCCTAATGCTTGTTAAACTTGTAGAATGATTTGGCTCATAGGAAATAACTATTTTTGGTGCCTGAAGTTATTTTATGAGTGTAGTATTAATCTCCAGTCATTTCTGCAGTGTCAACATTGAGGTATATGGAACCGTATCATTTGCCAGAGTGTAGCTTAAACAACAAATACTGTTTTTTCTGATTCTCAAGAATAGTTACAGTTATCATATACCCTCTCACACATCCATTATTATCTGTATTTAGATAGATTAAATATGAAGCCCTCCTTCTACCAGACACCTCTCAAATTCTACCGAATCTCATCAGTTCACATATAATAAGAGCGAGAGGTAGcctgttcagttcctcagttttctcttcaatGCCAGGTGTTTGAAGGAGGTTCATTCTACCTTTTTATAAATCATGTAAGTTCTTTCTAGTCCTAGGGTGAATTTGCCAAATGATCTTTAGTCTGTTCTTTCCCGTACAGGGTTAGTCATCTCATTTTAGTGGAGCCTTGGGGTTTTTCTGAACGACCAGACCTTGCTGATCAAGAGAGACCAATTCCAGTTTGGATCAGAGCCTTGGGAGCAGCGTTGACTCCCTTTAACCCTTTAGCTGGCCTCAGGATTGCAGGGCCATTTGGTGAGTGCTTTTATACCtgtatcctgtgtgtgtgtttgtgcccagtcactcagttgtgtcccgctttgtgaccccacaggctgtagcccaccgtgctcctctgtccctgggattctccaggcaagaatactggaatgggttgccatttctttctccaggggatcttcctgacccagggatcaaactgcatctcttgcatctcctgcattggcaggcagattctttaccactgtgccacctggaatgCCACATATCTGTATCCCTGGAGAGCACAGTGTTTATAGAGAACAACAGAGGTGTATTTGCTGAACTACCATTGTTAgttaaaatcttgaaaacaaaaacaaaccttactttttctcctcctcctctaaaAAATACCAGTCAATGCCTAAAGATGACTgaaaccaggctcctctcctcaAAGAGGAATCTTTTTATGGTAAACATTACAGATAATTagcaggcagttcagttcagtcgcttagtcgtgtccaactctttgcgaccccatgaatcacagcacgccaggcctccctgtccatcaccaactcccagagttcacacaaactcatatccattgagtcagtgataccatccagccatctcctcctctgtcatccccttctcctcctgcccccaatccctcccagcatcagagtcttttccaatgagtcaagtcttcacatgaggtggccgaagtattggagtttcagctttagcatcattccttccaaacaatacccaggactgatctcctttagaatggactggttggatctccttgcagtccaagggactctcaagagtcttctccaacaccacagttcaaaagcatcaattcttcggcgctcagccttcttcacagtccaactctcacatccatatatgaccactggaaaaaccatagccttgactatacggacctttgttggcaaagtgatgtctttgcttttgaatatgctatgtaggttggtcataactttccttccagggagtaagcatcttaagcTAAGGATAAGGTTAGGCGACCTTGAACATTCTGAAAAAAGCCAAGGCAGGGATGTCACAGGTAGTGTATCTACTAGCCTGGGGCATGGGAGGAAGTGATCTGTTGGGGAGTGTTTAACCAGCTAATGATATCCAGCTGACAGGTCACAAAGCCAGACCTAATCGATGACCTGGGATAATAACCATCACTTAGATTCCTTTCTTGCCCTATAATGTTAGTGTTAAGAAGATAAAGTCGTTCTTTCCTACAAAGATTTGGGGGAAGTCTCTGATTTAAGTTCATTTCACTCTCGACTCCTCTGTCTCAGCCTCACTCACCTCGTTGTCATGGATGGTGACAGTCTGCACCTCTGCCTTTCCCTCTTACGGCTTGTGTCAGTGAAAAGGACTTTAGGCTGGAAGTAACAGAAGACCTCAGCAGCCTAAAGCAGAAGgccttttattgttttcttaacaAGCAGTCTGGAGGCAGGTggttttagcatttttttctcGAAGCTGGCTCCTTGGTGAAGGGTCTGGGTCTGCGTATGTGATTCTCTTGACCTTTTACCTCACAGTTCAGCAGTTGCTATTACAGACAGTGTCAGCTTGTcaagcagcactatgaacaagAAGAAGGGAAAGCATAAGGCTCTATGTCAGGGAACAAGGTCTCCCCTAGGAGCCCCAGTAGGCTTCCCCATGTGTCTCTGCCCACCCCTGATGTTCTTCCATCAACCAAGAAGACTCTTCTGTGACTGATCAGTCAGCCTTCATTTATTTCCAGGGGTTCGAGTGAGGGGCCTGCTTTCCTGGGCACGTTGTTGCCTAACTGACACACGGAAGTCAGGTTCGCTTAGCAGGAAAAGAAGATTGGCCTGGTGGGTGGGTGAGGGTGTGGCAGCAACTTCTGTGTAGGTGGCTGCAGACTCTGCCACCCTCTCTGCCCAGGCCCAGCCCCTCCTTGTCCCAGTGCCATCCCTTTGGGGTGTGGAGAGCAGCAGGATGCAGGAATGAGAAGAGGGCATAGAGAATGATTTGGTGACCATGCCACATGCCCTCAGTACTGATGTAGATAACCTCTCTTcaccagtccagttcagttcagttgctcagtcgtgtccaactctttgtgaccccatggactgcagaagccaggtcatcaccaactcctggagcctactcaaactcatgtccactgtgtcggtgatgccatccaaccatctcatcctctgtcatccccttctcctcccgccctcaatctttcctagcatcagggtcttttctagtgacccggttcttcacatcaggtggccaaagtactggagtttcagcttcagcatcagtccttccaatgaacactcaggactgatttcctttaggatggactggttggatctctttgcagtccaaagactctcaagaatcttctccaacaccacagttcaaaagcatcaattctttggtgctcagctttctttatagtccaactgtcacatccatacatgactactggaaaaacaatagctttgactatacggacctttgttggcaaagtaatgtctctgcttcttaatatgatgtctaggttagtcataccttttcttccaaggagcaagcgtcttttgatttcatggctgcagtcaccatctgcagtgattttggagcccccaaaaataaagtctgtcactgtttccattgtttcccaatctgtttgccatgaagtgatgggaccagatgccatgatcttagtcttctgaatgttgagttttaagccaactttttcattctcctctttcactttcatcaagaggctctttagttcttcttcgctttctactatgagggtggtgtcatctgcatatctgaggttgataatatttctctcggcagtcttgattccagcttgtgcttctttcagcctggcatttcacatgatgtactctgcatatgagttaaacaagcagggtgacaatatacaacctttatgtactcctttcccgatttggaaccagtcattgttccatgtccagttctaactgttgcttcttgacctacatacagatttctcaagaggcaggtcagatggtctggtattcccatctcttgaagaattttccacagtttattgtgatccacacagtcaaaggctttggcgtactcaataaagcagaagtaaatgtttttctggaactctcttgctttttgatgatccagcagatgttggcaatttgatctctggttcctctgccttttctaaatccagcttgaacatctggaaattcacagttcacataatgttgaagtGCCAGCACCCCTCATCCCAGTAGGGCTCAGCAGCTTAGGTGTCAGGTCCTCCTTTGATAAGCTGCTTAAGAGCTTTAGAGGTCTGAAATGTAAATGGATTTTGCTTGATCATAGCTCTACATGTAGCAGTAATGGGGCAAGTAAAGGATGAGAGGAAATCAGGAGATAGTGACGGGGGCGGGAGAAGGCCGAGGAGGGACCTTTCATGCCCTCTGCCTCCCGTTGGTGCTCACACAGGGTGAGAGGGCGGTATAGAATGTCTCCTGCATCATGAGAATCCTTGGTGGAGCTGTGTGGTTCCTTCAGAGAATCAGGGAGGCAGGTGAAGGAAGGAAGACCTTGCTACAGTAACGGGAAGTCGTAGCAGAGAGGGAAACCAGCCAGTCCTTGGGCCCTAGAAGGAAAACAGTGACTTGAGAAAAGGTTCCtactcttcttcctctttcctctggGGCCCTGCTCCTGCCTCTCACCTCAGGGGTGGGGCTGTGGGAGCCACTGTGGATGACTGTAGTGGGCAATACTGCTAGTGTGCCAAGCAGAAAGTCTGAATGCATTTTCCCCAGAAATATTTATATCCCAGTTTACTTCAtttgacttcccttgtggcttagatggtaaagaatctgcctgaaatgcaagaggcctgggttcaatccctgggtcaggaagacctcctggaaaaggaaatggcaacccactccagcattcttgcctggagaactccatggacagaggagcctggagggctacagtccatgagatcacaaagaatcagacacaactgagtgactttcacttcactttacttcatttagatgctgctgctgctgctgctaagtcgcttcagtcgtgtccacctctgtgcaaccccatagaaagcagcccactaggctcctatgtccctgggattctccaggcaagaatactggagtgggttgccatttccttctccagtgcatgaaagtgaaaagtgaaagtgaagtcactcagtcgtgccgaactcttagcgaccccatggactggagcctactaggcttctccgtccatgggattttccaggcaagagtactggagtggggtaccatttagATGCTAATCTGTTGTAAATGTGGAGAAGATACAAATTATTAAGTTAATTTTATGGTATGCCTTGTTGTATTCACCTGCCttgtttaatataatttattttcctacAAAAACAAGTCTTAGGCAACTGTTTTTGACCTCCTGAAGCATATCTGTAAGTCAGTATATGACAGTGTTTCATTCGTATTGTAGTCTTTCCTTAGGGAACTTGAGACCAATTTCTAGGATCTGTGCTTTTTTGAACCTAAAGTGCGTATTTGAACATATGCCTaatgtagcatttaatatttattatagaaGCAAACACTGAAATCCTCTCTTGTTTAGTATCGTTTAGtgactcaatcatgtctgactctttgcaactccatgaactgtagccagccaggcttctctgtccttggggtttcccaggcaaaaatactggagtgggttgccatttccttctccaggggaccttcttgacccagggactgaatctgcatctcttgcactggcaggctgattctttaccactgagccaccagggaagccccgaaatCTTCTCTActattatataaattaattacaacttaaaatgtttgttttctattatatAGGTTTAAGTCTAGTACAGCGTTTAAGGCCTGATTTCAAACGGAAGTATTCTTCAATGTTTGACGATGATACAGTGACGGAATACATCTACCACTGTAATGTCCAGACTCCAAGGTAAGGGTCTCGATTCTAAATCTACTGTGTTTGTGttttagacttttcttttttgaaaatgtgtGAACAGTCCAGGAGATATTTATCAGTATGTAAATGACTCAATTTAAAAGGACAAGTAGTTCTTAATTTGCTCATCTATTCATGGAGAACCTGTGATGTAAAACACTGTACTGGATTCTGATGAGAGATTAAAAAGTCAGATGTACTTTCTTCCCTTAAGGGGCCCATGGACAAGTTGAAGGGAAGTCTTGGTCTCTGGCGTCTTATTAAGGTGACCAGAGTTGAGAGATcataaagaatttcaaataaaacaGTGTTCTCAAACTGAGTATGAATGTTGTACAAAAAAGGAGCTCTGGTGTAAACAAAAGTAAATGGTCTTCTATACCATAGATCTTCTTAGAACCATTTATTATTCCAAAGGGTTTTACATCTCCCAGGCGTGTGGCAGAGACAAGGCAGCCTTTTCAAGTTCATTTGCTGATGGCACCCTTCTGTACACAGCACCTCTTCAGTACTGTGCATCAGCCTGAGATACACTGAGAGCGGAGAGGGGATGGGGAGTCTATATTAATTTTGACAGTGATTAGGAGAGAGAGCATAGTAGCTAGAGGAAGCAAGAGAGCCAAGCAAAGGTATagcttatttaaaagaaaaaaaaaaaaagacttctagaTGTCAAATACAAGGTGCCAGTGGAGAGAATGGAGCTTGAAAGTCTTGAGGAGCTGGGAGGAGCCCCGAAAGCAGAGCCTAGAGTCGGTATGGAGAGGATCAAGAACGGAGTGTGATGGTGAGAGCTCtgatttccattcttctttctgtacCAGAATTGTTGAAGTAGTTTATCAGAAATGTGGTGTCTGAACCCTGTCTCTGAGACTGATTCAGTGGTTCTGGGCTGCATCTTTACCAGACGCTTCTGATGATTCCAGTAGAGGTGGGCCATAGActatacttaaaaatataaaaatggtttCTCATCCTTTCTAATCCAGACTTGGGTGAAAGGCTGAGAGGTGAGATGCAGAAATAgctccttccctttttttttctttgcctctctCACTCATctcagggcttctctgatggcttagatggtaaagaatctgatgccaaggcaggaaatctgggttcagtccctgggtcaggaaggtcccctggagaaagaaatgagaacccactccagtattcttgcctgggaaatcccatggacagaggagcctggtagggctaccttccatggggttgcaaagagtcagacacgactgagcaactaacaccactTCTCTCAAAGAATATGTACACCTACTTTATTAAAAAGATTGAGGCCATGAGAGCACTGGAGGTATAGCTGTAGCTTCCATCTTTTTGATAAAGTAAGTTATAGGTTGTCTGCCAAAGGGGAGGGAGGCTGCAGAGGTTTGGAGTCTGCAAGTGATTGATGTTTTGTGACTCACCAGGCACTTGACTTGGGTGGATTCAGTCTGAACACTTCACTGACTTGTCCCAGCAATCGTTAGTGGCCTGTTCCAGGGAACTCATCTGTCTTCCTGTGTGGTTTCAGTGTTTTGTTCTTCACCTACTCACATTTCACAATCACGTGTGCCCATGTAGGCCTAGTTTGTGGCCTATCCTGTGGTGGAACTTGAATTCACAAATGGCCATTCACAAGTATGCCTAGTACCACAAAGAGACCAGAGAAGTGACCGCAGAGTGGATTTGTCTGAGGAGTTTGCCAGACGTTCTGTATTCTTTTATGTGACGCTCAGTCAGGTGTGGCCCACACGAGAGGACATAGGAGACGCTCAGGAGAACAAAGTTTAGTATACTCACAGGTCCTGGAGCgaggtcactgaggaaggctcacAGAAGATGCAGCAGGTTCTGATCAGGTGGCAGAAGACAGGCGTGAGGGGAACTCCAGGAGGGAACCTTTACTGGGTTCTGCGGGAGATGCAGGCAGTGCAGGGTGGGCAGCGTAGGATGGACTGCTTAAGTTATTTCAGTGGGCTCTAAGATATCCAGGTGGTTTCTAGTTGTTTGGCACCTGGCCCTGGGATGACTAAGGCAGAGGAACATCACCTCCTGGGATGTTCAGGCCAGACAGAAGAGGCACAGCTCCATGTTAGTTAGTTTGCATATGAAGGGGTGGTCCCAGCTGagtcctttggtatctctaaaaATAAGTTAACCCCAAGAGGCAGTCTCTTCCCAGCCAGAACAGGTTTttagggggacttccctagtagtccattggctaagactgcatgctcccaagctcaggttcgatccccggtcaggaagccagatcccacttgccacaactaaagataccAAATGCTGCagcaaagattgaagatcccacatactgcaacgaagacccagtgcatccaaataaataaatatatatttgtttttttaaaaaaggttttcaaAGGTGTCAAACATCATAATatgcagaaatttaaaatatgtaacaatTCACAAAGAATACTTAATCTGAATTTGTTCTTATCTTGGTGTTGATGTTGCCATTGAAGGTAAAAAGCTGGTGTCATGAACCTGTGGAGAAGCTGCCTTGTGAATAAGTTAGAGTGGGGGAAAAGTATATTTCCACTCTCCCCAAAGGAAATTTGATAGTTAGGGACTTAGGGTTACATGTTTTGATTTGGAGGAGGATCATTTTTTGTAAGAGATTTCTTTTTTAGAGGTTAAAACATCCTTCTTTATCTAACAAAAAAGTATATCTTCTGTGAGGATGGTTCCTTACACTTCCTAGTAAATTATTTTCTGTGCAAGCTGCAGTCTTTCTTAAATGGGGGAGAATCTGAATATGAGCGTGTTTTAACAGAGGTGAGAGTGTGATGTGCACTTATCCCCCAGAATCATGcatgtgatttttctctctttaagtGGTGAGACTGCGTTCAAAAACATGACTATCCCTTATGGATGGGCAAAAAGGCCAATGCTCCAGCGAATTGGCAAAATGCACCCTGACATTCCAGTTTCCGTGATCTTCGGCGCCCGATCCTGCATGGATGGCGATTCTGGCACCAGCATCCAGTCACTACGACCACAGTCATACGTGAAGACGATAGTAAGTGTGTGATGTAGTTTTGGTTCTCAGTTGCACATGAAGTCTGTTCTATTACCTTTGCTTTCATTGAGCCCTCTGGTCATCCCTGTGCCTTCACATCTTGGTCAGAGACCTGTAGTCATGTGTGATGGGGGCAGGGTTTGATCCAAACAAATCTTCGTGTCCAGACAGCAAATCACCATTCTTGGGGCCTTGTCAGTCTTGGAGCCACAGCATCTCTAAGGTGGGAGAGACCAAATGAGGGACAGACGGGTCCAGTAccatctctcccacctcccaaggCAGCACATTCTCACCTTGGCTAGTGTTTCTGTCCGCCCTACTGTTAAAGATCAACCTAGAATGTTATTTTTGCATCTTAAAACTTTACTAAGATTCACtggattttctctttattctcagATCCTTTATTTAATCAAATATATACTAGTCACTGAGGATTAgtattgctttttctttcctgttttattcATGTATAGCCGTTGTCAGTTTCATTGCTCAGTGTCTTTAAGTGTGTAAAAGCATTCTTAAATGCTTTTACTCGCTGACCACCTGACGGCTTTTGGTTTCCTAGGCCATTCTGGGAGCAGGCCATTATGTGTATGCAGATCAGCCGGAAGACTTCAACCAGAAAGTGAAGGAGAtctgtgacactgtggactgaGCACACTGCAGATGATGTGGGAAAGCCACACGCCGACACGCTCCTCAGCAGTAATTTACCGTCTGGGACGCAGAGTAAGGAATCTGACACGAGAACCAGGCAGTCTTCCTGACTGTACTTTGCACATGTTTTCTTTATGAAGCTGCTCACACATTTAAACCAGTTAGTGCTTTCTAGAGGAATGACTTTCCTTTGTCCTACACAAAATCAAAATATATGAGTCTCCAAATCCAGTAACTGTAATAAAAGGTTATTTGTCCCTCTGCCATACTGAAAAACTGTAATTTTTcaactgaaatttttatttctatctaaCTTTGCTAGGTCTGGTACTTTTTATATTGCCATCTATATTGCCAATTTTAACAAGTGGTTTTCtgagtttattattttatatactcCAAAGGTGCACTTTATTTTCCTTGCTTATATATACTGTGTCCAATAACTGATAGAGTTACTCAAAATTCAGtgtttttatgtaaaaatttgttattttcttagaatatgtcactttgtttttgaaatgaaGTATTGAGACAGGGTTTTGGTTAGGAAGATGGAAACTGATTTCTAGTATTGATTTCTCTGAGTATTTCATGTGCTGAAAA is from Bos taurus isolate L1 Dominette 01449 registration number 42190680 breed Hereford chromosome 22, ARS-UCD2.0, whole genome shotgun sequence and encodes:
- the ABHD5 gene encoding 1-acylglycerol-3-phosphate O-acyltransferase ABHD5 isoform X2, producing MRVEKTGVPCTYKKEPVRISNGNKIWTLKLSHISNKTPLVLLHGFGGGLGLWALNFGDLCTNRPVYAFDLLGFGRSSRPRFDSDAEEVENQFVESIEEWRCALGLDKMILLGHNLGGFLAAGYSLKYPSRVSHLILVEPWGFSERPDLADQERPIPVWIRALGAALTPFNPLAGLRIAGPFGLSLVQRLRPDFKRKYSSMFDDDTVTEYIYHCNVQTPSGETAFKNMTIPYGWAKRPMLQRIGKMHPDIPVSVIFGARSCMDGDSGTSIQSLRPQSYVKTIAILGAGHYVYADQPEDFNQKVKEICDTVD
- the ABHD5 gene encoding 1-acylglycerol-3-phosphate O-acyltransferase ABHD5, with amino-acid sequence MAAEEDGVNSADASERSGWLTGWLPTWCPTSTSHLKEAEEKILKCVPCTYKKEPVRISNGNKIWTLKLSHISNKTPLVLLHGFGGGLGLWALNFGDLCTNRPVYAFDLLGFGRSSRPRFDSDAEEVENQFVESIEEWRCALGLDKMILLGHNLGGFLAAGYSLKYPSRVSHLILVEPWGFSERPDLADQERPIPVWIRALGAALTPFNPLAGLRIAGPFGLSLVQRLRPDFKRKYSSMFDDDTVTEYIYHCNVQTPSGETAFKNMTIPYGWAKRPMLQRIGKMHPDIPVSVIFGARSCMDGDSGTSIQSLRPQSYVKTIAILGAGHYVYADQPEDFNQKVKEICDTVD